From a single Centropristis striata isolate RG_2023a ecotype Rhode Island chromosome 14, C.striata_1.0, whole genome shotgun sequence genomic region:
- the LOC131985422 gene encoding complement C1q-like protein 2: MLMSLETRLTATESKTRDLETENAERKVAFYTGLTDSGSVGPFDTDTTLKYRKVFTNIGDAYNPSTGFFTAPVRGVYYFQFTLCGGQTGLMGVQVFKNNQRIMWNAENKEEGGEEYMTNSVVLELMAGDQIHLVLPWGYTLWDTSNNYNTFSGSFLFTL, encoded by the exons ATGCTGATGTCTCtggaaactcgactgactgccaccgagagcaaaacacgtgacctagaaacagagaatgcag AGAGGAAGGTGGCCTTTTACACAGGTCTGACTGATTCAGGAAGTGTTGGACCATTCGATACAGACACCACACTGAAATACAGAAAAGTCTTCACCAACATCGGCGATGCTTACAATCCATCTAcag GTTTCTTCACAGCTCCAGTCAGAGGGGTCTACTACTTCCAGTTCACTCTGTGTGGTGGCCAAACAGGTTTGATGGGTGTACAGGTGTTCAAGAACAACCAGAGGATCATGTGGAATGCGGAGAATAAGGAAGAAGGAGGTGAGGAATACATgactaactctgttgtcttggagctgatggcaggagatCAAATCCACCTCGTTCTCCCATGGGGCTATACTCTATGGGACACTTCAAACAACTACAACACCTTCAGTGGCTCCTtcctcttcacactgtga
- the LOC131984444 gene encoding complement C1q-like protein 2, with translation MVVELNVYVELLQRENSVQETRLTATESKTSDLETDNADLQTRLSSSEDEILISKFRIETLERENAERKVAFYTALTNDGFVGPFNTDTTLKYSKVFTNIGDAYNPSTGFFTAPVRGVYYFQFTMNGSRAGWMGVQVFKNNQMIMWNYEHKEGSDREFITNSVVLELMAGDEIHLVLPSGYSLYDESSNLNTFSGSLLFTL, from the exons atggtggtggagctcaACGTGTacgtggagctgctgcagagagagaactcAG TTCaagaaactcgactgactgccaccgagagcaaaacaagtgaCCTAGAAACAGACAACGCAG acctgcagaccagactgagtaGCAGTGAGGATGAAATTCTCATCAGCAAGTTCAGGATCgagacgctggagagagaaaatgcag AGAGGAAGGTGGCCTTTTACACAGCTCTGACTAATGACGGATTTGTTGGACCGTTCAACACAGACACcacactgaaatacagcaaagtcttcaccaacatcggcgatgcttacaatccatctacag gTTTCTTCACAGCTCCAGTCAGAGGGGTCTACTACTTCCAGTTCACTATGAATGGTAGCCGAGCAGGTTGGATGGGTGTACAGGTGTTCAAGAACAACCAGATGATCATGTGGAATTATGAGCATAAGGAAGGGTCAGATCGTGAATTCATAactaactctgttgtcttggagctgatggcaggagatgAAATCCACCTCGTTCTCCCATCAGGTTATTCTCTCTATGACGAGTCAAGTAACCTCAACACCTTCAgtggctccctcctcttcacactgtga